The following proteins come from a genomic window of Yinghuangia sp. ASG 101:
- a CDS encoding type II toxin-antitoxin system prevent-host-death family antitoxin, which produces MVLPAPGDAVWSQVPLELRQGLRPAAHALVNPARGRLSGTPGRPLRLALSALTRAKPTGAHWHVLLTSPREAFGGKDSTRAQRMYELLEQAVAQHFRPTFTHPAAPEGGPAEAWTAPAAADRSTARRNGPVADTPARVTPRRARAAAPDTAVPATAPPEDDAAAHTASAARENGPEVEPPGTAAPVASAPATSAPAGDDRTAAGSHAASIAPGNAPGAATPTPRAADDTSAAVSGIAAPATARPATVRSATDDSAAAGPPPSTVPVPTTLHEARGMLPQLVRAAAGGIRTPLSRGTHHAVLTTPADARTLGWDVTGAPTHGIADARRKLGDLVHEAAEGRPQVLRRHTTPVAVLLPAATGAVPVPPTDAPAAPATPSGAPASAAAVSPATPFATGPEAASPTAAPVPPAVRPAALGTPAAPENPLPASTAPPSAAPAAPLPPAAAPDSGTTQVGARAPRGLAVFGDVLDTVLAPPVATAVPSLGIRVLDDLLGGLHQGRFYLVAAAPGAGGSLLASAAARTTALERALPVLYAASGLTRTDIAARIVAAHLPVDYGRLRAGRLNPGERDDAATLHGELAAAPLYIDDGADLTAAAVAHAAAEIRDLALVVVDRLQTTPDPRLPLSGPAVADAVQALAHLARTRNVPVLAVVDSDLDDSRVLGDAPADVTVLLTGHPTHEAHWVHAGVSERDLGPIGDAVLLADLAHARLLDPPAFPPAPDPARTAVPPTAPSGPAGSRVRTPAAGRHSRRPGLPQRPAPPAPGPADVTAPGAWPPVTRPGTATRPTAHATEAPSAAPPTPPAPRTAAAPTLPDTAMSTASSVSVTSVARPARRTAPPGPVAHRSTPSPAGEGYAGRDYSDFTAMIVRAVDQALAEHGGDIEAATEALVKKAVPNGTALFEATRVGSNYDHTVYPELPDFLRKKTRDGVDEVWEGRHNWSNEPLLDQLRAGTLPPATVDVLDTNAAFLSALKTHLPIGRLTHETHNPDDPDDGFHPRRSGIYLLNSRPTWDHPDLPDPIGNRHEQGEILLDDATVRLLFQCARLGLCAPPAIAESWTSGSSEGLLEKFRRVLTEARAQALGNNDTVTVEYIKAMYAKFVSTMGESSANRDIRRPDWMHIIRSQAFANLWRKGYKARANGLTIVRMRGVDELHVTGGNWRDVFPEGRRTAETKTKDQYILPKKAA; this is translated from the coding sequence ATGGTGCTCCCTGCCCCGGGCGACGCCGTCTGGTCCCAGGTCCCGTTGGAGCTGCGGCAGGGCCTGCGCCCGGCGGCACACGCGCTGGTGAATCCCGCGCGCGGGCGTCTCTCCGGCACACCAGGCCGACCGTTGCGGCTCGCGTTGAGTGCGCTCACACGGGCGAAGCCGACAGGCGCGCACTGGCATGTGCTGTTGACCTCACCCCGCGAGGCATTCGGCGGCAAGGACAGCACCCGCGCCCAGCGCATGTACGAGCTGCTGGAACAGGCGGTCGCGCAGCACTTCCGTCCCACCTTCACCCACCCCGCGGCGCCGGAGGGAGGCCCGGCCGAGGCCTGGACCGCCCCGGCGGCGGCCGACCGTTCCACCGCGCGGCGAAACGGTCCGGTGGCGGACACGCCCGCCCGTGTCACCCCACGCCGCGCCCGAGCCGCGGCTCCCGATACCGCCGTCCCCGCGACCGCTCCTCCCGAGGACGACGCCGCGGCGCATACCGCGAGTGCCGCCCGCGAGAACGGCCCGGAGGTGGAACCCCCCGGCACCGCCGCTCCCGTGGCCTCTGCTCCCGCCACGTCCGCTCCCGCCGGAGACGACCGCACCGCGGCAGGCTCGCACGCTGCGAGCATCGCCCCGGGGAACGCTCCGGGGGCGGCGACCCCCACCCCTCGCGCTGCGGACGACACCTCTGCCGCGGTTTCCGGCATCGCTGCCCCCGCGACCGCTCGTCCCGCGACTGTTCGCTCCGCAACCGACGACTCGGCCGCGGCGGGGCCGCCGCCCTCGACCGTGCCGGTCCCGACAACGTTGCACGAGGCCCGGGGCATGCTCCCGCAACTCGTCCGCGCGGCGGCCGGCGGCATCCGGACACCGCTGTCCCGCGGCACGCACCACGCCGTGCTCACCACCCCGGCCGACGCGCGAACCCTCGGCTGGGACGTGACCGGCGCGCCGACGCACGGCATCGCGGACGCGCGCAGGAAACTCGGCGACCTGGTCCACGAGGCAGCCGAAGGCCGTCCCCAGGTCCTACGCCGCCACACCACTCCCGTCGCGGTGCTGCTCCCCGCCGCGACCGGAGCCGTCCCCGTCCCGCCCACCGACGCCCCCGCCGCGCCTGCCACCCCTTCCGGTGCCCCGGCCTCGGCAGCGGCGGTTTCCCCGGCCACGCCGTTCGCCACCGGGCCCGAGGCGGCGTCCCCCACGGCCGCGCCCGTCCCGCCCGCGGTACGCCCGGCCGCCCTGGGAACCCCCGCCGCGCCGGAGAACCCACTCCCCGCATCCACCGCGCCGCCTTCCGCGGCTCCGGCCGCCCCACTCCCGCCTGCCGCCGCGCCCGACTCCGGCACCACACAGGTCGGCGCGCGCGCGCCGCGCGGGCTCGCCGTGTTCGGGGACGTCCTGGACACCGTGCTGGCCCCACCCGTCGCCACCGCCGTCCCGTCGCTGGGGATCCGCGTCCTCGACGACCTCCTCGGGGGCCTGCACCAGGGCCGGTTCTACCTCGTCGCCGCGGCCCCCGGAGCCGGAGGCAGCCTGCTCGCCTCGGCCGCGGCCCGCACCACCGCGCTGGAGCGCGCCCTGCCCGTCCTGTACGCCGCGTCCGGCCTGACCCGTACCGACATCGCCGCCCGGATCGTCGCCGCGCACCTGCCCGTGGACTACGGCCGCCTGCGCGCGGGGCGCCTGAATCCCGGCGAACGGGATGACGCCGCGACCCTGCACGGCGAACTCGCCGCCGCGCCGCTCTACATCGACGACGGCGCGGACCTGACCGCGGCGGCCGTCGCCCACGCCGCCGCCGAAATCCGCGACCTGGCCCTGGTGGTGGTCGACCGCCTCCAGACCACCCCCGATCCGCGCCTGCCGCTGTCCGGCCCGGCCGTCGCCGACGCCGTCCAGGCCCTGGCCCACCTCGCCCGCACCCGGAACGTCCCGGTCCTCGCCGTCGTGGACAGCGACCTCGACGACTCGCGCGTACTCGGCGACGCGCCCGCCGACGTCACGGTGCTCCTGACCGGGCACCCGACCCATGAGGCGCACTGGGTGCACGCCGGCGTGTCCGAACGGGACCTCGGCCCGATCGGTGACGCCGTCCTGCTCGCGGACCTCGCGCACGCACGCCTCCTGGACCCGCCGGCGTTCCCCCCCGCGCCCGACCCCGCCCGCACCGCGGTCCCACCCACCGCGCCCTCCGGCCCGGCGGGCAGCCGCGTACGCACGCCCGCCGCCGGGCGACACAGCCGGCGCCCGGGCCTGCCGCAGCGTCCCGCCCCCCCCGCCCCCGGCCCGGCCGACGTGACAGCCCCGGGTGCCTGGCCCCCGGTCACACGTCCCGGCACCGCCACCCGCCCCACCGCCCACGCCACGGAAGCCCCCTCCGCGGCCCCCCCGACGCCGCCCGCGCCCCGGACCGCCGCCGCCCCCACACTCCCGGACACGGCGATGAGCACCGCATCCTCCGTATCCGTCACCTCCGTTGCGCGGCCCGCGCGGCGCACCGCCCCGCCCGGCCCGGTCGCCCACCGGAGCACACCCTCGCCGGCGGGGGAGGGGTACGCCGGCCGGGACTACTCCGACTTCACCGCCATGATCGTCCGCGCCGTCGACCAGGCCCTCGCGGAGCACGGCGGTGACATCGAGGCCGCGACCGAGGCGCTGGTCAAGAAGGCCGTCCCCAACGGCACGGCACTGTTCGAGGCGACCCGGGTCGGCTCGAACTACGACCACACGGTGTATCCCGAACTGCCCGACTTCCTCAGGAAGAAGACCCGGGACGGCGTCGACGAGGTCTGGGAGGGACGCCACAACTGGAGCAACGAACCCCTCCTCGACCAACTACGTGCCGGCACCCTGCCTCCGGCCACCGTCGACGTCCTCGACACCAACGCCGCGTTCCTCTCCGCCCTCAAGACCCACCTCCCCATCGGCAGACTCACCCACGAGACACACAACCCCGACGACCCCGACGACGGCTTCCACCCCAGGCGCTCCGGCATCTATCTGCTGAACTCCCGTCCCACCTGGGACCACCCGGATCTGCCCGACCCGATCGGGAACCGCCACGAGCAGGGCGAGATCCTCCTCGACGACGCCACCGTCCGCCTGCTGTTCCAGTGCGCGAGGCTCGGCCTCTGCGCGCCACCGGCGATCGCCGAGTCCTGGACGTCCGGCTCCTCCGAGGGCCTGCTCGAGAAGTTCCGCCGCGTGCTGACCGAAGCCCGCGCGCAGGCCCTCGGGAACAACGACACCGTCACCGTCGAATACATCAAGGCGATGTACGCGAAGTTCGTCTCGACGATGGGGGAGTCGAGCGCGAACCGCGACATCCGCCGTCCCGACTGGATGCACATCATCCGCTCGCAGGCGTTCGCCAACCTGTGGCGTAAGGGATACAAGGCCCGAGCCAACGGCCTCACGATCGTTCGGATGCGCGGCGTCGACGAACTCCATGTCACCGGCGGCAATTGGCGCGACGTGTTCCCCGAAGGCCGCCGCACCGCGGAGACCAAGACGAAAGACCAGTACATCCTTCCCAAGAAGGCCGCGTAA
- a CDS encoding lamin tail domain-containing protein, whose protein sequence is MSAAPPRHTFCTRESHVSSRIPQARRGRRAKAILIALPVGLAGTLIPHPFTAAAAPSPDAVISEVYGGGGNSGASLRFDFIELGNAGSTPFDLGGWSVQYLSGSPTPTSKWQVTPLSGTVPAGGRYLVQEAAGAGGDTALPTPDAIGTISMSATSGTVALVHSTTALTCLTAADCAADGTVKDVVGFGTAAVREGSPATGAGNTTSVSRDAKFADTDDNSADFTGSAPSPTNSKSEAGGGDLPPPPTDTTPGPLRVHDIQGTTRLSPANGQTVTNVPGVVTAIRSTGSKGYWIQDPDADTNPATSEAIFVFTGSTAPVVKVGDSVVVSGKISEYYPGGKSSGTQSVTEITGPTASVLSSGNKLPATEIIDAATIPDAYAPTVEGGNIEARQLEPAAYALDWLEAHEGMLVEIHDTRVVGASNQYNETWITTKPKQNPTPRGGTVVTGYDNPNPGRLLIASLTGDQLKANVGDTLTGITSGPLDYANYGGYNIQGTTLGTVTPGGLKPETAQKGKSNELSVATYNVENLDPTDPQTKFERLAAGVVGNLASPDIISLEEIQDNNGAKDDGTVAADRTMAQFIGAIKAAGGPAYDWRSVDPVNDQDGGEPGGNIRNVFLFNPERVGFVDRPGGDSTTAVQVVADGKKGVKLSVSPGRINPASDAWTSSRKPLVGEFVFRGEQVFVIGNHFNSKGGDQPLHGAVQPPVLGSETQRLAQAQEVNSFVSALLAKDNKAKVVVLGDMNDYQFSKPLETLTAGGVLTDLINTLPVGERYSYVYDGNSQTLDHILVSPAIKKPAYDVVHINAEFSDQTSDHDPQVVRIK, encoded by the coding sequence ATGTCGGCCGCACCCCCTCGACACACCTTCTGCACGAGAGAGTCCCACGTGTCCTCACGCATACCCCAGGCCCGGCGAGGCCGACGAGCGAAGGCGATTTTGATCGCGCTTCCCGTCGGCCTCGCGGGGACCCTCATCCCGCACCCCTTCACCGCCGCGGCAGCCCCGTCCCCCGACGCCGTGATCTCCGAGGTCTACGGCGGGGGCGGCAATTCCGGTGCGTCCCTCAGGTTCGACTTCATCGAGCTGGGCAACGCGGGGAGCACGCCGTTCGACCTCGGTGGCTGGTCCGTGCAGTACCTCAGCGGATCGCCCACCCCCACCTCCAAGTGGCAGGTCACCCCGCTGTCGGGCACCGTCCCCGCCGGAGGCAGGTACCTCGTCCAGGAGGCCGCGGGAGCCGGCGGCGACACCGCACTGCCGACCCCGGACGCCATCGGCACCATCTCCATGTCGGCGACCAGCGGCACGGTGGCACTGGTCCACTCGACCACCGCGCTGACCTGCCTGACCGCGGCCGACTGCGCGGCCGACGGCACCGTCAAGGACGTGGTCGGGTTCGGTACCGCCGCGGTTCGCGAGGGCAGCCCCGCCACCGGCGCCGGCAACACCACTTCCGTCTCCCGCGACGCCAAGTTCGCCGACACGGACGACAACTCGGCGGACTTCACCGGCTCCGCCCCGAGCCCCACCAACAGCAAGTCCGAGGCTGGGGGCGGCGATTTGCCTCCCCCGCCCACCGACACCACCCCGGGCCCGCTGCGCGTCCACGACATCCAGGGCACGACCCGGCTCTCCCCGGCGAACGGCCAGACCGTCACCAACGTGCCCGGCGTGGTGACCGCGATACGCAGCACCGGCTCGAAGGGCTACTGGATCCAGGACCCCGACGCCGACACCAACCCGGCCACCAGCGAAGCCATCTTTGTCTTCACCGGCTCCACCGCCCCCGTGGTCAAGGTCGGTGACTCCGTGGTCGTCTCCGGCAAGATCAGCGAGTACTACCCCGGCGGCAAGAGCAGCGGCACGCAGTCGGTCACCGAGATCACCGGCCCGACGGCGAGTGTGCTGTCCTCCGGCAACAAGCTGCCGGCGACCGAGATCATCGACGCCGCCACGATCCCCGACGCCTACGCGCCGACGGTCGAGGGCGGCAACATCGAGGCACGGCAGCTGGAGCCGGCCGCGTACGCGCTGGACTGGCTGGAGGCCCACGAGGGCATGCTCGTGGAGATCCACGACACCCGCGTGGTCGGGGCGTCCAACCAGTACAACGAGACCTGGATCACCACCAAGCCCAAGCAGAACCCGACGCCACGCGGAGGCACGGTGGTGACCGGGTACGACAACCCCAACCCGGGTCGCCTGCTGATCGCCTCACTCACCGGTGACCAGCTCAAGGCCAACGTCGGCGACACCCTCACGGGCATCACCTCGGGCCCGCTGGACTACGCCAACTACGGCGGCTACAACATCCAGGGGACAACCCTGGGCACGGTCACGCCCGGTGGGCTCAAGCCGGAGACGGCGCAGAAGGGCAAGTCGAACGAACTCTCCGTCGCCACCTACAACGTCGAGAACCTCGACCCGACCGACCCGCAGACCAAGTTCGAGCGGCTGGCTGCGGGTGTCGTGGGGAACCTGGCCTCGCCGGACATCATCAGCCTGGAGGAGATCCAGGACAACAACGGCGCCAAGGACGACGGCACGGTCGCGGCCGACCGGACGATGGCCCAGTTCATCGGCGCCATCAAGGCGGCCGGCGGCCCGGCGTACGACTGGCGTTCCGTCGACCCGGTCAACGACCAGGACGGCGGCGAGCCCGGCGGCAACATCCGGAACGTCTTCCTCTTCAACCCCGAGCGCGTCGGCTTCGTCGACCGTCCGGGCGGCGACTCCACCACCGCCGTCCAGGTCGTCGCCGACGGCAAGAAGGGTGTCAAGCTCTCGGTTTCCCCAGGCAGGATCAACCCCGCCTCCGATGCGTGGACGAGCAGCCGCAAGCCCCTCGTCGGCGAGTTCGTCTTCCGTGGCGAGCAGGTCTTCGTGATCGGCAACCACTTCAACTCGAAGGGTGGCGACCAACCCTTGCACGGCGCCGTCCAGCCGCCGGTACTCGGCTCCGAGACCCAGCGCCTGGCCCAGGCCCAGGAGGTCAACTCGTTCGTTTCCGCCCTCCTGGCCAAGGACAACAAGGCCAAGGTGGTCGTCCTCGGGGACATGAACGACTACCAGTTCTCGAAGCCGCTGGAGACACTGACCGCGGGTGGTGTGCTCACCGACCTGATCAACACCCTGCCGGTGGGGGAGCGGTACAGCTACGTGTACGACGGCAACTCGCAGACGCTGGACCACATCCTGGTCTCGCCCGCCATCAAGAAGCCGGCGTACGACGTCGTCCACATCAACGCGGAGTTCTCCGACCAGACAAGTGACCACGATCCGCAGGTCGTTCGCATCAAGTGA